A part of Myxococcus landrumus genomic DNA contains:
- the purL gene encoding phosphoribosylformylglycinamidine synthase, with product MSSMHFLRGAPVLSEFRLAKLLAQCREQVPSVSSVYAEHVHFLDAPEPLSADEQAMLGRLLEYGPKVPSGERTGSLLLVVPRPGTISPWSSKATDIAHNCGLGAKVRRMERGTAYYVAGPGGAALDATQVERLKSVLHDRMTQAVLGRMEDAAVLFSEHSPRPLTTVDILGGGRGALATANRELGLALADDEIDYLVARFLELKRNPTDVELMMFAQANSEHCRHKIFNASWTLDGKPQERSLFQAIKNTYAKNKEGVLSAYKDNAAVIEGFEVDRFFPDADSGEWKTVREPAHIMIKVETHNHPTAISPYPGAATGAGGEIRDEGATGRGAKPKAGLTGFTVSHLRIPGFPRPWEQDYGKPDRIVSALDIMMDGPLGGAAFNNEFGRPNLNGYFRSFESQVATPEGVEVRGYHKPIMIAGGLGNIRAPHVQKGQLRPGDKLIVLGGPSMLIGLGGGAASSMAQGASAADLDFASVQRDNAEMERRCQQVIDLCCALGDKNPIRSIHDVGAGGLSNALPELAHDNALGGTLELRAVPNAEPGMSPLEIWCNEAQERYVLGVAPEDLARFAAFCERERAPFAVLGDATESQVLKLSDARLGTPPIDLPMDVLFGKPPRMHRDATSRPLSLAPLSLPGDVKSMAERVLSHPTVADKSFLITIGDRSVSGLVARDQMVGPWQVAVADCAVTLSTVTSTTGEAMSMGERTPLAVVDAAASARMAVGEALTNIAAARIGKLSDVKLSANWMAAAGSPGEDAQLYAAVQAVGMELCPALGLTIPVGKDSMSMRTVWQDGGERKAVTSPVSLIISAFAPVVDVRQSLTPQLVDVAEDTRLFFIDLARGKQRLGGSVLAQTHAQMGPDVPDVEDAALLGGFFAAVQVLNAEGKLLAYHDRSDGGLWATLCEMAFAGHCGVDVDVAGLGSNAVAALFNEELGAVVQVRGADVARVREVLGQHGLGKDCHELGRPTSSLDVRVRQGTQVLLSEGTMDLRRVWSRVSYELQKLRDNPTCAEQEFAAKGDATDPGLSPRLTFDPSVDVAAPFVAKGARPRVAVLREQGVNSQQEMAAAFTRAGFLAVDVHMSDILAGRVSLKDFHGVLACGGFSYGDVLGAGGGWAKSILFNPRARDEFAAFFARPDSFGLGICNGCQMMSGLKDIIPGAEHFPRFVRNASEQYEARLGTVEIARTPSLFYQGMEGSRMLIAVAHGEGRAEFSDEAEGVRVNGSGFITTRWVDNRGQIASTYPANPNGSPHGIAGVTTRDGRFTVTMPHPERVHRTVQYSWRPREWTADEGPWMRMFRNARAWLG from the coding sequence ATGTCCAGCATGCACTTCCTGCGCGGCGCTCCTGTCCTCTCTGAATTCCGGCTCGCGAAGCTGCTCGCCCAATGCCGCGAGCAGGTGCCCTCCGTGTCGTCCGTCTACGCGGAGCACGTGCACTTCCTCGACGCCCCGGAGCCTCTCTCGGCCGACGAGCAGGCGATGCTCGGCCGTCTCCTGGAGTACGGCCCGAAGGTGCCCTCGGGCGAGCGCACGGGCAGCCTCCTCCTGGTCGTCCCCCGTCCGGGCACCATCTCCCCGTGGTCCTCGAAGGCGACCGACATCGCCCACAACTGCGGCCTGGGCGCGAAGGTGCGCCGCATGGAGCGCGGCACCGCGTACTACGTCGCGGGCCCGGGGGGCGCGGCGCTGGACGCCACGCAGGTGGAGCGCCTCAAGTCGGTGCTGCATGACCGGATGACGCAGGCCGTGCTGGGGCGGATGGAGGACGCGGCCGTCCTCTTCTCCGAGCACTCGCCTCGTCCGCTCACCACGGTGGACATCCTCGGCGGGGGCCGCGGAGCCCTCGCGACGGCGAACCGCGAGCTGGGCCTGGCCCTGGCGGACGACGAAATCGACTACCTGGTCGCGCGCTTCCTCGAGCTGAAGCGCAACCCGACGGACGTCGAGTTGATGATGTTCGCGCAGGCCAACAGCGAGCACTGCCGTCACAAAATCTTCAACGCGAGCTGGACGCTGGATGGCAAGCCGCAGGAGCGCTCGCTCTTCCAGGCCATCAAGAACACCTACGCGAAGAACAAGGAGGGCGTGCTCTCCGCCTACAAGGACAACGCGGCGGTCATCGAGGGCTTCGAGGTGGACCGCTTCTTCCCCGACGCCGACTCCGGCGAGTGGAAGACGGTGCGCGAGCCGGCGCACATCATGATCAAGGTGGAGACGCACAACCACCCGACGGCGATTTCGCCGTACCCGGGCGCGGCCACCGGCGCGGGCGGCGAGATTCGCGATGAGGGGGCCACCGGTCGCGGCGCGAAGCCCAAGGCGGGCCTGACGGGCTTCACCGTCAGCCACCTGCGCATCCCGGGCTTCCCCCGTCCGTGGGAGCAGGACTACGGCAAGCCGGACCGCATCGTCTCCGCGCTGGACATCATGATGGATGGCCCGCTGGGCGGCGCCGCGTTCAACAACGAGTTCGGCCGTCCGAACCTCAACGGCTACTTCCGCAGCTTCGAGTCGCAGGTCGCCACGCCCGAGGGCGTCGAGGTTCGCGGCTACCACAAGCCCATCATGATTGCCGGTGGGCTCGGCAACATCCGCGCGCCGCACGTGCAGAAGGGACAGCTGCGCCCGGGTGACAAGCTCATCGTCCTGGGCGGACCGTCCATGCTCATCGGCCTGGGCGGTGGGGCGGCGTCCTCCATGGCGCAGGGCGCGAGCGCGGCGGACCTCGACTTCGCCTCCGTGCAGCGTGACAACGCGGAGATGGAGCGGCGCTGCCAGCAGGTCATCGACCTGTGCTGCGCGCTGGGAGACAAGAACCCCATCCGCTCCATCCACGACGTGGGCGCGGGTGGCCTGTCCAACGCGCTGCCGGAGCTAGCGCACGACAACGCGCTGGGCGGCACGCTCGAACTGCGCGCCGTGCCCAACGCGGAGCCGGGCATGTCCCCGCTCGAAATCTGGTGCAACGAGGCGCAGGAGCGCTACGTGCTGGGCGTCGCGCCCGAGGACCTGGCCCGCTTCGCCGCCTTCTGTGAGCGCGAGCGCGCGCCGTTCGCGGTGCTGGGGGATGCCACCGAGTCCCAGGTGTTGAAGCTGTCCGACGCGCGGCTGGGCACGCCGCCCATCGACCTGCCGATGGACGTGCTCTTCGGCAAGCCGCCGCGCATGCACCGCGACGCGACGTCGCGTCCGCTGTCGCTGGCCCCGCTGTCCTTGCCCGGCGACGTGAAGTCGATGGCCGAGCGCGTGCTGAGCCACCCGACGGTGGCGGACAAGTCCTTCCTCATCACCATCGGCGACCGCTCGGTGTCGGGCCTCGTGGCGCGAGACCAGATGGTGGGCCCGTGGCAGGTCGCCGTGGCGGACTGCGCGGTGACGCTCTCCACCGTGACGAGCACCACCGGCGAGGCCATGTCCATGGGCGAGCGCACGCCGCTGGCCGTGGTGGACGCGGCGGCCTCTGCTCGAATGGCGGTGGGTGAGGCCCTCACCAACATCGCCGCGGCGCGCATCGGCAAGCTGTCCGACGTGAAGCTGTCGGCGAACTGGATGGCCGCGGCCGGCAGCCCTGGCGAGGACGCGCAGCTCTACGCCGCCGTCCAGGCCGTGGGCATGGAGCTGTGCCCCGCGCTGGGCCTCACGATTCCCGTGGGCAAGGACTCGATGTCCATGCGCACCGTCTGGCAGGACGGCGGTGAGCGCAAGGCCGTGACGTCTCCGGTGTCGCTCATCATCTCCGCGTTCGCGCCCGTCGTGGACGTGCGCCAGTCGCTCACTCCGCAGTTGGTGGATGTGGCCGAGGACACGCGCCTCTTCTTCATCGACCTGGCGCGTGGCAAGCAGCGGCTGGGCGGCTCCGTGCTCGCGCAGACCCACGCGCAGATGGGCCCGGACGTGCCCGATGTGGAGGACGCCGCGCTGCTGGGCGGCTTCTTCGCGGCGGTGCAGGTGCTCAACGCCGAGGGCAAGCTCCTGGCCTACCACGACCGCTCCGACGGCGGCCTGTGGGCCACGCTCTGCGAGATGGCCTTCGCGGGCCACTGCGGCGTCGACGTGGATGTCGCGGGCCTGGGGAGCAACGCCGTGGCGGCCCTCTTCAACGAGGAGCTGGGCGCGGTGGTGCAGGTGCGCGGCGCGGATGTGGCGCGCGTGCGCGAGGTGCTGGGCCAGCATGGCCTGGGCAAGGACTGCCATGAGCTGGGCCGGCCCACGTCCTCGCTGGACGTGCGCGTCCGTCAGGGGACCCAGGTGCTGCTGAGCGAAGGCACCATGGACCTGCGGCGCGTCTGGTCCCGCGTCAGCTACGAGCTGCAGAAGCTGCGCGACAACCCCACCTGCGCGGAGCAGGAGTTCGCGGCCAAGGGCGACGCGACGGACCCGGGCCTGTCGCCTCGGCTGACGTTCGACCCCTCGGTGGACGTGGCCGCTCCCTTCGTGGCGAAGGGCGCGCGTCCTCGCGTGGCGGTGCTGCGCGAGCAAGGCGTCAACAGCCAGCAGGAGATGGCGGCGGCCTTCACGCGCGCGGGCTTCCTCGCGGTGGATGTGCACATGAGCGACATCCTCGCGGGCCGCGTGTCGCTGAAGGACTTCCACGGCGTGCTGGCGTGCGGCGGCTTCTCCTACGGCGACGTGCTGGGCGCGGGTGGAGGCTGGGCGAAGTCCATCCTCTTCAACCCGCGTGCTCGCGACGAGTTCGCGGCCTTCTTCGCGCGCCCGGACAGCTTCGGCCTGGGCATCTGCAACGGCTGCCAGATGATGTCCGGCTTGAAGGACATCATCCCCGGCGCGGAGCACTTCCCCCGCTTCGTGCGCAACGCCTCCGAGCAGTACGAGGCGCGCCTGGGAACGGTGGAAATCGCACGCACCCCGTCGCTCTTCTACCAGGGCATGGAGGGCAGCCGGATGCTCATCGCCGTCGCGCACGGCGAGGGCCGCGCCGAGTTCTCCGACGAGGCCGAGGGCGTTCGCGTCAACGGCTCCGGCTTCATCACCACGCGCTGGGTGGACAACCGGGGCCAGATTGCCTCGACGTACCCGGCCAACCCCAACGGCTCGCCGCACGGCATCGCCGGCGTGACGACGCGCGACGGGCGCTTCACGGTGACGATGCCGCATCCGGAGCGCGTCCACCGGACGGTGCAGTACTCCTGGCGGCCTCGTGAGTGGACGGCCGACGAGGGGCCCTGGATGCGGATGTTCCGCAACGCTCGCGCCTGGCTGGGCTGA
- a CDS encoding glycosyltransferase family 39 protein yields MDMVSSARWKRLSPGWPGLLVLCFVLGFTQWRIADVNLYVWQADAWLRGRWDIAQSVRDVAIHDGKLWVPFPPFPSVLLLPLVKVLGPENVSVRAVAVLLTVLCGWALWRLLSRLEVEPSPRAWLTAAFIMGTGFWSCVVYSHGIWFFAHVVAATFLMLAVEESLGRGRAWLVGLYVGLAFLSRQLIVYSVIFLVAVLWRRAAEAGRRRQVLQVAGVLGVFGLCALVYLASNAVRFGDPFETGYQFIPLTEFLDARVAKYGLFHPAYVPFNFIHLFLEGPHFNFVPPLQLQPMGMDGFGTSLTIASPFIFLALAARGAGTSVPVRAAWVSIVLAVAHMLMYYNNGWVQVNTQRFTLDFLPVMMVLVALGVKRWPAGPWKPLVAWAVGLNVFVIAVLPHLSRALSKL; encoded by the coding sequence ATGGACATGGTCTCGTCCGCCCGTTGGAAGCGTCTCTCTCCGGGGTGGCCCGGTCTGCTGGTGCTCTGCTTCGTGCTGGGCTTCACGCAGTGGCGCATCGCGGATGTGAACCTCTACGTGTGGCAGGCGGACGCCTGGCTGCGTGGGCGTTGGGATATCGCGCAGAGCGTCCGCGACGTCGCGATTCATGACGGCAAGTTGTGGGTTCCCTTCCCGCCGTTTCCCTCGGTGCTGTTGCTGCCCCTGGTGAAGGTGCTGGGGCCGGAGAACGTCTCGGTGCGCGCGGTGGCGGTGCTGTTGACCGTGCTGTGTGGCTGGGCACTGTGGCGGCTGCTGTCGCGCCTGGAGGTGGAGCCTTCCCCGCGTGCCTGGCTGACGGCGGCGTTCATCATGGGCACGGGGTTCTGGAGCTGCGTGGTGTACAGCCATGGCATCTGGTTCTTCGCGCACGTGGTGGCCGCGACGTTCCTCATGCTGGCGGTGGAGGAGTCGTTGGGGCGCGGGCGCGCGTGGCTGGTGGGCCTGTATGTGGGGCTCGCCTTCCTGTCGCGGCAGCTCATCGTCTACAGCGTCATCTTCCTGGTCGCCGTGCTGTGGCGCCGCGCGGCGGAGGCGGGACGGCGCAGGCAGGTGCTTCAAGTGGCGGGCGTGCTGGGCGTGTTCGGCCTCTGCGCGCTGGTGTACCTGGCCTCCAACGCGGTGCGCTTCGGCGACCCGTTCGAGACGGGCTATCAGTTCATCCCGCTGACGGAGTTCCTGGACGCGAGGGTGGCGAAGTACGGCCTGTTCCATCCCGCGTATGTGCCCTTCAACTTCATCCACCTGTTCCTGGAAGGGCCCCACTTCAACTTCGTGCCGCCGCTTCAGCTCCAGCCGATGGGAATGGATGGCTTCGGCACCTCGCTGACCATCGCCAGTCCGTTCATCTTCTTGGCGCTGGCGGCGCGCGGGGCTGGGACTTCGGTGCCCGTGAGGGCCGCGTGGGTGAGCATCGTGCTCGCCGTGGCGCACATGTTGATGTACTACAACAACGGTTGGGTGCAGGTGAACACGCAGCGCTTCACGCTGGACTTCCTTCCCGTGATGATGGTGCTCGTCGCGTTGGGCGTGAAGCGATGGCCCGCGGGCCCCTGGAAGCCGCTGGTGGCCTGGGCCGTGGGCCTCAATGTCTTCGTGATTGCCGTGCTTCCCCACCTCTCCCGAGCGCTCAGCAAGCTCTGA
- a CDS encoding NAD-dependent epimerase/dehydratase family protein, translated as MKTSRRKFLQYSAAGASMLALPSETFAAPKKGAKKRILILGGTGFLGPAVVEAARARGHTLTLFNRGKTRPELFPGVEKLRGDRDPNKDEGLKALQGRKWDAVVDTSGYYPRMVKASASLLAPHVKQYVFISSVSAYASDKTPGEDESGPTATLADPTVETMGKEFEFYGGLKRACEEAAEAAMPGRVTNVRPGYIVGPDDRSDRFTYWPVRFDKGGEMLAPGTPKDPLQIIDARDLAEWLVLLIEGQVHGVFNAVGPGEAWSMGAMLDTCRKVTGKDTKVTWVPADFLEKQGEVGDVRLPIYMPPTGNSAGTHLRSNAKAVKAGLKFRPVDVTVRDTLAYFKGLPEERRNKARAGLPAEREAELLALWRKAQEAKPEAPAAPAAPAPAASGKGG; from the coding sequence ATGAAGACCTCGCGTAGGAAGTTCCTGCAGTACTCCGCCGCGGGAGCGTCGATGCTGGCGCTCCCTTCCGAAACGTTCGCCGCGCCCAAGAAGGGCGCCAAGAAGCGCATCCTCATCCTGGGAGGCACGGGCTTCCTGGGGCCCGCCGTCGTGGAGGCCGCGCGTGCTCGTGGCCACACGCTGACGCTCTTCAACCGGGGCAAGACGCGCCCCGAGCTCTTCCCTGGCGTGGAGAAGCTGCGGGGAGACCGGGACCCCAACAAGGACGAGGGGCTCAAGGCGCTGCAGGGCCGCAAGTGGGACGCGGTGGTGGACACGTCGGGCTACTACCCGCGCATGGTCAAGGCGTCGGCGTCGCTGCTGGCGCCCCACGTGAAGCAGTATGTCTTCATCTCCAGCGTGTCCGCGTACGCCAGTGACAAGACGCCGGGCGAGGACGAGTCCGGTCCGACGGCGACGCTGGCGGACCCCACCGTGGAGACGATGGGCAAGGAGTTCGAGTTCTACGGTGGACTCAAGCGCGCCTGTGAGGAGGCCGCGGAGGCGGCGATGCCCGGCCGTGTGACGAACGTTCGTCCAGGCTACATCGTGGGGCCGGATGACCGCTCGGACCGGTTCACGTACTGGCCAGTGCGCTTCGACAAGGGCGGGGAGATGCTGGCGCCCGGGACGCCCAAGGACCCGCTGCAAATCATCGACGCGCGAGACCTGGCCGAGTGGCTGGTGCTGCTCATCGAAGGACAGGTCCACGGCGTCTTCAACGCGGTGGGGCCGGGCGAGGCGTGGTCGATGGGCGCGATGCTCGACACCTGCCGCAAGGTGACGGGCAAGGACACGAAGGTGACGTGGGTGCCCGCGGATTTCCTGGAGAAGCAAGGGGAGGTGGGCGACGTCCGTCTCCCCATCTACATGCCGCCGACGGGCAACAGCGCGGGCACGCACCTGCGCAGCAACGCGAAGGCGGTGAAGGCGGGCCTGAAGTTCCGTCCGGTGGACGTCACCGTTCGCGACACGCTGGCGTACTTCAAGGGGCTGCCCGAGGAGCGTCGCAACAAGGCCCGCGCGGGACTTCCGGCCGAGCGTGAGGCGGAGCTGCTGGCGCTGTGGCGCAAGGCGCAGGAGGCGAAGCCGGAGGCACCGGCCGCACCCGCCGCGCCGGCGCCCGCGGCCTCCGGCAAGGGCGGGTAG
- a CDS encoding metal-dependent hydrolase: MVNPPDPGRIVPRLNVKFSFDSTFPRVWHHNGLGSTHLWNGLNMLFPEGERFFVRSVNHYLPSLNDAPELRAQVKAFFAQEGKHAREHQDYIELLESQGYVITGFMRAYHRIVWVFIFRSFPPALRLSITAALEHYTAIMGENTLTLGVFADGHPAMRELIEWHAAEEIEHKAVAFDVLQKVAPSYALRVVGMFAGIIALFGLWFAATLTLLRQERGLGWMGIWRELRRAHRKDPVLVRVLWRGLQEYLRPSFHPLDNDNLHLARAHLARFDAPRAEAA, translated from the coding sequence ATGGTCAATCCCCCTGACCCTGGCCGAATCGTTCCAAGACTGAATGTGAAGTTCTCGTTCGATTCCACGTTCCCTCGCGTGTGGCATCACAACGGCCTGGGGTCCACTCACCTCTGGAATGGGCTGAACATGCTCTTCCCGGAGGGGGAGCGTTTCTTCGTCCGCAGCGTCAATCACTATCTCCCCTCACTGAATGACGCGCCGGAGCTTCGCGCACAGGTGAAGGCTTTCTTCGCCCAGGAAGGCAAACACGCTCGCGAGCACCAGGACTACATCGAGCTGCTCGAGTCCCAGGGTTATGTCATCACCGGCTTCATGCGTGCCTATCACCGCATCGTCTGGGTTTTCATCTTCCGCTCCTTCCCGCCGGCCTTGCGTCTGTCCATCACCGCCGCGCTGGAGCACTACACGGCCATCATGGGGGAGAACACGCTGACGTTGGGTGTCTTCGCGGATGGGCATCCGGCGATGCGCGAGCTCATCGAGTGGCATGCCGCGGAGGAGATTGAACACAAGGCCGTGGCGTTCGACGTGCTCCAGAAGGTGGCGCCGAGCTACGCGCTGCGGGTGGTTGGGATGTTCGCGGGCATCATCGCGCTGTTTGGGCTGTGGTTCGCGGCGACGCTGACGTTGCTGCGGCAGGAGCGCGGGCTGGGGTGGATGGGAATCTGGCGGGAGCTGCGCCGCGCGCACCGGAAGGACCCGGTGCTGGTGCGTGTCCTCTGGCGGGGCCTCCAGGAGTATCTGCGGCCTTCGTTCCATCCGCTGGACAATGACAACCTGCACCTCGCGCGAGCGCACCTGGCGAGGTTCGACGCGCCGCGTGCCGAGGCCGCGTGA
- a CDS encoding RCC1 domain-containing protein, with product MAAPASRLVLTLRWPLGLFLGVCLWLGCGQDVPQGRAPVDQTRAALAGRASVARLSLGQYHSVGVHSDGSVWAWGFNRQGQLGNGLFTDSPTPVKVKNLTDAVAVASGDYHSLTLRSDGTVWTWGDNYSGQLGTGSTTSSAEPVAVQGLSGVLSVAAGFAHSAALRSDGTVWAWGDNRYRQLGPLSAGNSPLPVQVPGLSGVIAVAAGGNTTLALRADGTVWAWGDNRSGQLGDGTVTTRGNPLQVLGLTGVVTVSAGASHCVALRSDGTAWTWGLNAMGQLGDGTKTQRSVPAQVGLTDVMAAVAGNYHSLAVRSDGAVWAWGDNRYRQLGNGTLTSSLVPIQAGLSGGITLVAGFKHSLTLRADGTVWSWGDNAFGQLGDGTFQPRMSPVRVATTTLGNPGVASGQLHSVYRDSAGRVWSWGDNEDGQLGNGLGADKLTPALTGLTGAVSVVAGNRHTVVLKGDTTVWAWGVNSRGEVGDGTNVNKSQPVRVLGLSGITAISAGAYHSLALRTDGTVWAWGFNRYGQLGDGGTVDQNQPVQVAGLTGVSAIAAGHSHSLALRSDGTVWAWGYNFDGQIGSGTNNWHILPVQAVGLTSVTAITAGGYHSLALRSDGTVWSWGYNGSGQLGNGALLSLNAPGPVSNLTGVVSIAAGDYHSLALRSDGTVRAWGFNFDGQIGDGSLTNRHVPVMVAGMSGVVSVIAGDHHSMAMRSDGTTWAWGANTEGQLGDGTRNDSIIPVRVELF from the coding sequence ATGGCCGCACCTGCATCGCGTCTGGTGTTGACGTTGCGCTGGCCCCTCGGGCTCTTCCTGGGCGTGTGCCTGTGGCTGGGGTGTGGACAGGACGTCCCTCAGGGGCGGGCACCGGTCGACCAGACACGGGCGGCGCTCGCGGGCCGGGCCTCCGTCGCCCGGCTGTCGCTGGGGCAATACCATTCAGTGGGGGTCCACTCGGACGGCTCGGTCTGGGCGTGGGGCTTCAATCGCCAGGGACAGCTCGGCAATGGCCTGTTCACCGACAGCCCGACGCCCGTGAAGGTGAAGAACCTCACGGACGCGGTGGCGGTGGCATCCGGGGACTATCATTCCCTGACGCTGCGCAGCGACGGCACGGTGTGGACGTGGGGTGACAACTATTCCGGGCAGCTCGGCACGGGGAGCACGACATCCAGCGCCGAGCCCGTTGCCGTGCAAGGCCTGTCGGGCGTGCTCTCCGTCGCCGCCGGCTTCGCCCACTCCGCGGCGCTGCGCAGCGATGGCACCGTCTGGGCCTGGGGCGACAATCGCTATCGCCAATTGGGGCCGCTCTCGGCGGGGAACTCTCCCCTGCCCGTCCAGGTGCCGGGGCTGAGTGGGGTCATCGCGGTGGCGGCGGGTGGCAACACCACCCTGGCGCTGCGTGCGGATGGCACCGTGTGGGCGTGGGGCGACAACCGGAGCGGGCAGCTCGGGGATGGGACGGTGACGACGCGAGGCAATCCCTTGCAGGTGCTCGGTCTCACGGGCGTGGTGACGGTCTCCGCGGGGGCGTCGCACTGCGTGGCCTTGCGCTCGGATGGCACGGCGTGGACGTGGGGGCTCAATGCCATGGGGCAGCTCGGGGATGGGACGAAGACTCAGCGCTCCGTGCCCGCGCAGGTGGGGCTGACGGACGTCATGGCCGCGGTGGCGGGCAACTACCACTCGCTGGCGGTGCGCTCGGATGGCGCGGTGTGGGCCTGGGGTGACAATCGCTATCGCCAGTTGGGCAACGGGACACTGACCAGCAGCCTGGTGCCCATCCAGGCCGGACTCAGCGGCGGCATCACCCTGGTGGCGGGCTTCAAGCACTCGCTGACGTTGCGCGCGGACGGCACCGTGTGGTCCTGGGGTGACAACGCCTTCGGGCAGTTGGGGGATGGCACGTTCCAGCCTCGGATGTCTCCGGTGAGAGTGGCCACCACCACGCTCGGCAATCCGGGCGTGGCCTCGGGGCAGTTGCATTCGGTCTACCGGGACTCGGCGGGGCGCGTGTGGAGCTGGGGTGACAACGAGGACGGACAGTTGGGCAACGGCCTGGGCGCAGACAAGCTGACGCCCGCGCTCACGGGGCTGACGGGGGCGGTGTCCGTGGTCGCCGGGAATCGGCACACGGTGGTCCTCAAGGGCGACACGACGGTGTGGGCCTGGGGGGTCAACAGCCGGGGCGAGGTCGGCGATGGGACGAACGTCAACAAGTCGCAGCCCGTGCGAGTCCTCGGCCTGTCGGGCATCACCGCCATCTCCGCGGGGGCGTATCACTCGCTCGCGCTGCGGACGGACGGCACGGTGTGGGCCTGGGGATTCAATCGCTATGGCCAACTGGGCGACGGCGGCACGGTGGACCAGAACCAGCCCGTGCAGGTGGCGGGGCTGACGGGGGTGTCCGCCATCGCGGCGGGGCACAGCCATTCGCTGGCGCTGCGCAGCGACGGCACGGTGTGGGCGTGGGGCTACAACTTCGACGGGCAGATTGGGAGCGGGACGAACAACTGGCACATCCTGCCCGTGCAGGCCGTCGGCCTGACGTCGGTGACCGCCATCACCGCGGGGGGCTACCACTCCCTGGCGCTGCGCTCGGACGGCACCGTGTGGTCCTGGGGCTACAACGGCTCGGGCCAGTTGGGGAACGGGGCGCTCTTGAGCCTGAATGCACCGGGGCCCGTGTCGAACCTGACGGGCGTCGTGTCCATCGCCGCGGGGGACTACCACTCCCTGGCGCTGCGCTCGGACGGCACGGTGCGGGCGTGGGGCTTCAACTTCGATGGCCAGATTGGAGATGGCTCGCTCACCAATCGCCATGTCCCGGTGATGGTCGCGGGCATGAGCGGCGTGGTGTCCGTCATCGCGGGAGACCACCACTCCATGGCGATGCGCTCGGATGGCACCACCTGGGCCTGGGGCGCGAACACGGAAGGCCAGCTCGGGGATGGCACGAGGAACGACAGCATCATCCCCGTGCGGGTGGAGCTGTTCTGA